In the Methanothermobacter marburgensis str. Marburg genome, TATAAAGTACAGCCTCCTCTACAGGCCGGATGAGCTCATGGGGCTGCTTGAGGCCAGCAGACCTGTTGAGGTGGAGGGTTTCAGGATTCAGGTTTTTCATGGTTCTAAGAAATAGACATTCATGTGAATCAGAGTCTAATGATGTGTGATTAGCTTCTTATGATAAAATGTTCCTCTTTTTCAGGTACAGTGTAACTGCTTATAAGGTCCTGATACATTTCAAGAACATCCTCGTCGCTAAGGAAGAGTTCAAGCGCCTCCCGGATGTTCTCAAGAGCAATTTCTTTGCTTATACCCTGACTGGCTATGTTAAAGGGCTCACATATCGCCACGAACAGGTTTCCCTCTTTTTCAATCTTTACTGGAAGCTCAAGTTTAACTGAGGCCATCCCATCTCACCTGCAGTTCAAAGATGGGCATATGATATGATTAATGCTTATGTTGCAGCTGCAACAGTTGCCATGACAACATTTATATGGTGCCATCCAGATAACTTCAGCATCAGAACATTGAGGATGAAGTGATGATCGACAGTGACATACCATTCAGGGGGCTCCTATCAATCATACTCAGAAGCCACCGTGTATTTGTGGCAAGGGAGTTATCCAGCCTGAAACTCACAGATGCCCAGGTGGCCTGCCTCTTCAGGATCCACAGGCAACCAGGGGTTACCCAGGATGAACTCTCCTGGTTCTTCCAGGTGGACAAGGGCACCATAGCCAGGATCACAAGGCGACTGGAGGAGCGGGGACTCATCATGAGAAAACAGGACCCCCAGAACAGGAGGAGGTACATGCTTAGCCTCACAGCTCAGGGAGAGGAACTCATACCCCTCATAAGGAAGGTTGAGGACAGGTGGACGGACCTCCTCTTTGAGAACCTCACAGATGAGGAGAGGGATACTCTAATGGAAATGTGCAGGAGACTCGCAGAGGATGCAATGAAAATAAGGGGAGTGGAAGATGACAGAGGGCGTTAAGATAATGAGGGGGGACCCGAGGAGGGCCCTCCTGAAACTCTCAGGACCAATGATAATCGCGATGCTGCTCACATCCATCTACAACCTGGTGGACGCCATATGGGTGGCTGGCCTCGGTGGCGAGGCACTGGCAGCCATAGGGTTCGTGACACCCCTCTACATGATACTGGTGGGGCTATCCAATGGCCTCGGGGCCGGGGCGGCATCATCGGTCTCAAGGTACCTTGGTGCAGGTGACCCCGAGGGCGTCAACAACAGCGCAACCCACACGGTTATAATAACAGCTGCTGTTTCAGTTATCATCACGGTGATCCTTGAACTCCTCCTCGGCGACATACTCCTCTCCCTCGGGGCGGGGGAGGCCCTCGAACCAGCGTTCCAGTACGGTAGCGTGGTATTCGCGGGTACCATATTCACACTCTTCACAGGGGCCGCCTACGGGATACTCAGATCCGAGGGTGATGCAAAGAGGCCAATGTATGCCATGGGAATCTCAGCGGTCCTCAACATGGTCCTTGACCCCCTCCTCATATACACGGCAGGGTGGGGTATAGCAGGTGCGGCCTGGGCCACGGTGATATCCCAGCTTGTGGTCTCACTCGTTGTACTCTACTGGTTCCTGGGGGGAGGGACCTACACATCCATCGGGATGAAGCACTTCAGACCCGACCGTGGGGTTGCACTCTCAATACTCTCTGTTACTGTACCTGCAAGTGCAGAGTTCTTTGTCATGTCCCTGGTAACAGCGGTACTCAACGGGATACTCACGGCAGTGGGGGGTACCAGTGCAGTTGCAGTGTACTCTGCCGGGTGGAGGATAGTCATGCTGGCAATCGTCCCGGTGATATCGGTTGCAACTGCCCTTGTGAGTGTCTCAGGGGTTGCCTATGGTTCAAGGAACTTCAGGAACCTTGAGGTGGTCCACGGTTACTCCATAAGGCTGGGGCTTGTAATAGCCGCTGCCACGGCCCTTCTGACATTCATACTTGCCCCATGGATCTCATGGGTATTCTCCTACTCCCAGGCATCTGCGGACCTGGCACCAAGGATAACCTGGTTCCTGAGGGTCATCTGCCTCTTCTACCTCTTCCTACCACCGGGTATAATGTCAGGGTCCATCTTCCAGGGGGCCGGGAGGGGACTCACATCCCTCGCACTTTCGGTTATAAGGCAGGTCCTCCTTGTTGCTGTATTCGCCTACCTCCTTGGTGTGATCCTGGGATTCGGTGAGGTTGGAGTCTGGTGGGGTGTGGTTGCAGGTGACATCGGGGGGAGCCTCATAGCCTACCTCTGGGCAAGGCTCTTTATAGGGAGGCTCAGGAGGTACGGGGACTGATTCCCCCTTTATGAACCCATCATGGTGATCATGGAGTCTGGCATCAAGCCTCTTCTAGGGCTGCGGCCCCTTGGAGTGGTGGGCCCTGATTTTCCCGAAGGTCCTCTCGTATTCCTCAACCTGCTCCATGAGCCACACTGCAAGTTCCTTCGCTGTTTCCGGTGACATCCTCACCTCATTCTCCACGACCCGGCAGGCACTGATCTTCGAGATTTCTGTTTCCTCGTCCCTGGGGAATAGCTCCTCAGAGAAGAGGAGGACGCGGAATTCATTTGATGAAAACCCCCCAAGAGCACCTGTTATGTAGATGGTATTGAGTTTTGAGGATATCACAATGGGGACTTCAACCACATTTCCCACCCTACCCGGTTGATGAGATGGTCAGTGTGTGTTTTCCTGACTCATTAAGGCTGTAATGTGCAGGGGACATTCTTCCGGCAGTTGTCCCCATGGGTTCTTCATTCATTTTCCCGGTAATCTCATCGATTTTCCTGATATACTCCTCACTTTCAAGGATTGCAAGGCACACGGCCCTCCTATCATCCATCTTCAGTCTGTAGGCTGCAGCCTTTCCCTCCCTCTTTTCAAGTAATCCAATCTCCATGAGTTCATTCACATGGTTGTAGACGGTCTTTTCGGTCGCGTCAATCATCCTTGCGATCTCCGGGACCTTCAGGTAGTGGCCCCAGTTTTCCAGGAGCTCCTCAAGTATGGATACTCTGTTTGTATCCCCGAATATTTCCCTGAGCACACAGGTCACTGAAAATCACCTTCAGTAATTTATTTTCAATTTATCATTCACTACACATATATCACGGAATTTATGTATAAATTTATCTAAATTTATTTCATTTACTGAAACCAATATTCAGAACACATACGATAATATATATACATATTGAATTATGATAACAGTCCTCATGGATGAGGTTGAGCTGATTATAGATTCAATGGATCCTGCTGAAAGGGAGGTCATGACCGTTGTGGGCCGTATAGGTGGATCCGCCAACAGGAACTTCACAAGACAGACAATCAGGAAGAAGCTGAGGGATGATACACTTCCTGAGGCCGATAGGGCAATTGATTCACTGAGGAGAAAGGGTCTTATAAGGTATTACAGAAAACCAGACAATTTTGCAACTACAAAGCTCGGATTTCTGGTTGCAAGGAAACTCAAAGAAGAATTTCAGAGGCGAAACTTTCCGGATATGCGTATTCTGCTGTTATTCTAATTAAAGTGTTATTTTATGGGATTTCAGTATGGGACTTGTAGCCCTCAAAAAAATGAATGTTTAGGGGAGGACCCTATTCACTGATGGATGGACCTTTCATCTTCTTCCTTATGTAGACCGCCAGGAGACCACCCACGAATGCTGCAAGCACCAGTGAAATGACCATGAGTATCCCTGATATGAGCTGGAGGTAGTCTGCTGGTGCGTATGTGGGTTCAGATGCCAGTCCAATGGGTGCTGCTGTACCTGTCATGTCCCCGCCGGTGTCAGGGAATATCTGTGATATGGCCATGAGGGCCATCATGCCACCGGTGGTTGTTGCCATTAGACCAAGCACACCGATGGTGAGGTAGATGAGTACCAGGAACCCTGAGTTTACCAGGGATTCACCGTAGGTTTCAGCACCCAGACCCGCAACAAAGGATTCCACAAAGAGGAAGACAAATGCCACAATGAATACGAAGAATATTGGGTCCACAGATCCACCCATGAGGGCACCGCCAAGGAGTACTGCAGTTAGTGTCCCGGCAACTGCACCCACAAGTATCCCGAATACCGAGCTTAAAACATTCAGCTTACTGTTCAGCCACTTCAGCAGTGGTTCACCATTTGTATTTACATTTAGTCTCAAATTTACCACCATAAACACTTAATAATTACATTCATGTTTTTTACTTCATAAAAACCTTTCCGGTTCATGGGAAACTACTAATAATAAATCAACATATCTGAATTTACTGATATGTAACCGGTGATACCATGGAAAGTGAAGAGATGGGAATATTCGAAAGGTACCTCACAGTCTGGGTGATACTCTGCATAATCACAGGGGTGGGAATCGGACAGTTCATACCAGCCTTCCCGGCCCTCCTCAACAGGTTACAGTACGCCCAGGTATCACTGCCTGTGGCTGTGCTGATATGGCTCATGATATACCCCATGATGCTCAGGATAGACTTCTCAAGCATAATACGGGCCACCAGGGAAATCAAAGGGCTTGCAGTTACCTGCGGGACCAACTGGCTCATAAAACCATTCACCATGTACATTGTAGCATCATTCTTCCTCCTCGGAGTTTTCTCAAATCTGATACCACCTGAACTCGGGAGGGAATACCTTGCAGGCGCGGTACTCCTTGGGGCAGCACCATGCACGGCAATGGTATTCGTCTGGAGCAGCCTCACACGGGGTGACCCGGCCTACACACTGGTGCAGGTGGCTGTGAATGACATAATACTCCTCTTCGCCTACGCCCCCATAGTGGCCTTCCTCCTGGGGATAGGTAACATCCAGGTACCCTACGACACCCTCATACTCTCGGTAGTGCTCTTTGTGGTGGTACCGCTACTTGCAGGCTACTTCACAAGGAGGAGGCTAATCACCTCAAGGGGGCCAGAGTACTTCCAGGAGTTCCTGGGGAAATTCGAGAACATAACGGTCATGGGACTCCTACTCACCCTCATCATAATATTCTCATTCCAGGGGAGGGTCATAATTGAGAACCCCCTCCACATTTGCCTGATCGCAGTACCACTCATAATACAGACCTTCCTGATCTTCACGGTGGCCTACCTCTGGGCCCGCATCTGGAGGCTGAGGCATGCGGTGGCTGCACCGGCAGCCCTCATAGGTGCAAGCAACTTCTTTGAACTGGCGGTTGCGGTGGCCATATCACTCTTCGGCCTCCAGTCAGGGGCGGCCCTCGCCACGGTTGTCGGGGTCCTGGTGGAGGTCCCGGTTATGCTCACACTTGTGAGGATAGCCAATGCAACCCGTGACAGGTTCCCTGCCTGAAAAAATTAATTTTTATGGGAAGGTTCTAAAGATGATCTTTTTCAGATCCTCTCGGGTCTGAGTCCCTTCCTTTTGAGGTAACGGTTCCACCTTAAGGCAATGCTGCGGTAGTAGCTGTCCCCTGTTGCTTTCCAGACCCTGTTTGCAAGCTGTACGTGGAGTCTGTGGTAGCCCTCACTGGCCAGCCATGCCGGCCTGTAGTACCTGCCGCTCACAGCATAATATGTCCACCGCCCACTGTCGAACCTCCAGTTCATCCTCCTGAAGGTTGATACGCCATTTCGGAATAGGTTAAGCGCTCTTGAGTTTCCTGTGTACCTGTGGACGTTGTTGATTCCCAATGTGCAGATTAGGTGGGCGTTGAGGATGTAGTGTTCCCTCAGGAAGTTGTAGTGGAGGTAGAAGTTACCGTATTTCGTGGTTTTCACAAGGTTTGTTGGGGCATAAAAACTGTTTATGAGGGAATTTGAAATGTCAAGGTACTCCCTTTTACCTGTGAGGTTGTATGCCCTGGCGTAATGGCCTGCAAGGTTTCCCTGGGCGAAGCTGTCAAGCCAGCCGGTACCTGAGCCATGGTAGTCAAAGTACATGGGGAATACCGCGTAGCGCATACCCCTGTACGTCCTGAAACTTACTGTGAGTTTCTGCTCATCCAGCACTTCAAGGAAGTCTGTGGTGTTCCTGCAGCCACCTGCAAGGTTGGATGTTGTTACAGGGTAAATGTGCCATCCCCTGTTTTTGTAGTAGACAAAGGGCAGGCTGCTCTTGAACTCCGGGACAGGCATGTTCCTGAACTGGCAGGCCCTGCTGTTGAATACAATCACTATCGTATCTGATGGTGAAAGTTTCCTGGAGTAGTAGGCGTTATTGGCCTGTATAGTCTTGATCTCCATGATCTTCTCATCGCTCCTCAGGGCCCTCTTACTTTTGATGCCTGAGAAGATTTTAACGGCATACCCCGCATCTATGTATGCCTGATAGTACCTTCTATCACCTGTTGAGGTGTAACGTGTATAAAGGTGGTTCCTTATCCTCGTGTTATTTTTAACGGCCCCCTTGAGGAGTTCCTGGTAATTGTCCAGGTAGTATGAGCGGTTAAGGTGGTCAGGTGTCCCGTTGCAGTCTGTGGTGTTATCCACTGCATGGGATGGGTTGCATGCGAGGATGAAAATTAAGCCAAGGATCACTGGAAAAACCCTTTTCATGAATATTGCCATTTATGGTTTGGTGGGTTTGAATATAAAATAATGTGGATTACACATATAACTGTCTCAAAAACTTTTTATAATAGAAAAGTCCATATTATAGAAAAATTATTCACACTTGTAATTATGGTGTTGCAATGTTGATATCAGTATTACCACCATGTGGGGTGTCCTAACTGGATGATGTAACCTTCATGATACCGGCCTACAATGAGGAGGAGTCCATAGGGGCACTTCTTGACAGGATAATGATGCTCTATCCTGACGCCGAGATCATCGTTGTTGATAATAACTCCTCTGACAGGACCGCTGAGATTGCAGCATCACGTGGTGTCAGGGTCATCTTTGAAGGGAGGCAGGGGAAGACAAATGCCATGCTCGCAGCCTTCATGAATGTGAGGACGGAGTATGCCATCATGATGGACGCCGACTGCACCTACCCACCCGAGGACTCGGCGCACCTGATAGATGTGCTCAAGGGCAGGGGGGCTGATGTGGTCCTCGGTTCAAGGCTGAAGGGGGACGTGGAGGATGGTGCAATATCCCGCCTCAACAGGATCGGGAACCGTATACTGAGCCTCACCGCCACAATCCTGTACCATCCCGTGAGTGATGTCTGCACGGGGCACTGGGCCTTCAGGAGGAGGGCGATAGATTACCTCGTGGATGTGGGGCTGAGGTATCCTGGATTCGAACTGGAGGCTGAGATGTTCTCAAAACTTGCAAGGTCAGACCTGAGGATAGTTGAGGTCCCCATCTCCTACAGAAGGAGGTCCGATGAACCCAAGCTTTCATCACTGAGTGACGGCTTCAAAATCTTCAGGACGCTTTTGATGGGCAGATTAAAAGGGTGATGACTTGGATTTAAACAAAAAGGCCAGTGTAATAATTGTTACCTATAACCACCGTGAATATATAGAAAACTGTGTTAAATCTGTCCTCTCAAATAACCCATTAGAGATTATTGTGGTTGATAATGGATCAACAGATGGAACTCTTGAAATTTTGGAAAACATGAGTGAAGTCAGGGTGGTCACTGGTCATGGAAATGTGGGGTATGGTGCGGGTAACAATATTGGTGTAAGGGTGGCAAGGGGAGAGTATGTTGTTATTCTGAATCCAGATACTATTGTGGAAGAGGACTGGCTATTTAATCTTATAGCTCCCCTTGTTAATTGCAAGAAACTGGTAACTACCCCCAAAGTTCTTCTTTATGATGGCTCAAGGATAAACAGTTGTGGACTTATAGTTCATTTCACGGGATTAGGTTTCACAAGAGGATTCAAAGATAATCCTGCCGTTTTTGATGCCCCTGAATATTTAAATGGAGTTTTTGGATGTTGTTTCGCAATGAGAAAGAGGGAATTTATAGAATTAGGCGGATTTGATGAGAGTATATTAGTATATGGTGAGGACACAGAGTTTTCGTGGAGAATAATGGTAAATGGGTTTAAAATATTATTTGTTCCAAATTCTGTGGTAAAACATGATTATGTGTTGGAAGTTCCGCCAAGAAAGATATACCATCTGGAAAAGGCCAGATATATTATATTAAAAAAATATTTCTCCTTAAAGGATTTGTTCATGATTCTTCCTTCTTTATTACTGGTTGAATTCTTAACCTTTGGCTATTCTATTAAATTTGGACTAAGAGGCCTTGAATATAAATTAATGGCTCTTAGAAATGCTTTAGTTATTAAAACTGATGATTATAATTGTAAAAATAATTTGTTTTTGACCTTTGACTCTGTTATTCCCGTTGACCAGCTTACAAGCAATTATGTGGAAAAAATCATTAAAATTGGTTTTAATAAAATTTTTCAATTGAACTTAGCTTTAGCACGGAGAATTAGGAATTTTGGAGGAATTTAGTGAAGATATTGAATCTTTCTCCTTATTGGGTGTATCCGGCAAATACTGGCGGATCTCTAAGGATCTATAATTTAAATAAGGAGATTTCAAGGGTATTTGAAATCACACAGCATTCTTTTAGACCAAGAATTAGCTCAGGTTATATCTTTAGGAGTAGGACTATAAAGATTAATGACAATTATTTTGAACACCAACATTCAAATAAAATGATGTTGGCTAGTTCATTTCTTTTATATAAACTACATCTTCCTCCTGATGTTTTACAGTCGAAGATTTTGAGTATAAATAAATTTTTCTTAAATAAAAAATTTTTAAGAGGAGACATAATTCAAATAGAACATCCATGGTTATTTGAATTTGCCCGTAATTATTTTAAAGACAAACCACTGGTATTTGTTGCTCACAATGTAGAAACTAGGCTTATAAGTGATTTAATTTTTAAAAGGGCTCCTTTTTTCAAGAGATTAATCCCTAAATTTCAAGAAATTGAAATAAAGGCGGCTAGAGAATGTGAACTTATTTTTACAGTTTCTAAATTAGACTTAGAATTCTTTAGAAAATATAAAATAGAAAAAAGGAAAATGCATGTCATTCCTAATGGTGTGGATTGTGGTAAATATGAAATAACAGAGTCACATGAAAAAAATTTATACAAAAGAAAATTAGGATTTCCCCTCAAAAAAATTGTTTTGTTTGTAGGAAGTGATCATTACCCTAATCGAGAAGCAGTAAAGTTCATAAAGAAATTTGCAGAAGACAATAAAGATTTGTTATTTTTAGTTGTTGGTGAAGTAGGCAGAAACCTGCAAAGTAATCATAACATTATATTTACGGGACCTGTAAAGAATTTGATGCCCTACCTCAAGGCTTCTGATATTGCAATTAATCCTCTTTTGTCGGGTAGCGGTACAAATTTAAAAATGTTGGAATATTTAGCTTCTGGTTTGCCTACAATAACAACGGAAATTGGTAATAGAGGATTCAATTTTAAACATGATAAAGAGGTTATAGTTTCTGAAATAGATCAATTTACAGATTATTTGAACCAACTCAAGGACGAAACCTCAATTTGTGAGAATCTCATCATTAACGGCAGAAAAAAAGTAGAAAAAGAATATGACTGGAAAGTTATAGCCCAAAAAGCAGTGAAATGTTACAATAAACTGTAGGGGAGGTGATCTGTTTTGAAAATTTGTATTATAGGGGATATCAAAGGCAATAAAGATGAAGGTATGAGAAATATAGCTTATAACATATATTATGGTTTAATAAAGAAGGGACACGATATCATAGTTTTAAATCCTAAAAGCGCGTTTTATTTGTCTTTTTGGATTGAAATTAAAAATTTTAAGCCTGATATAATACACTATATTGCAGGCCCTACTATTTTAAGTTTTATCATTTCAAAGGCTCTTAAAATCTTTTTTAAGAATACTAAGGTTATCATTTCGATGATTCACCCAAAATTTTTATTTTCAAGGCATTTAGTTTCATTTTTGAAGCCTGATATGATGTTAGTTCAATCTTATAAGACGGAAAAATTTTGTAAAGAATTAAAGTGTGATTATTCTTTTTTGCCTAATGGGGTGGATCACCAAAGATTTAAACCGTTTAAAAAAACTCAAAAAGAAAAAATTAGAAGTAAATATAATATTCCGAATGAAAAATTTGTAGTTTTACATGTTGGCAATTTTCGAGAAGGTAGGAATTTAGCAATTCTGAAGGAATTGATGCAGGAAGATACAGAGGTACTAATTGTAGGTAGTACTACTATAAAAAAGGAGATGAAAGCTTATAATGAATTGAAGAAACTTGGGTTTAAAATAATAGATGAATATATTCATAATATAGAAGAGATATATGGTCTTGCTGATTGCTATGTTTTTCCAACCTTTAGTGAAAATTATTGTGTAGAAATGCCACTCTCTGTTATGGAAGCAATGTCTTGTAATCTACCTGTGATAACGACAAGATTTAGAGCTCTTCCAAGAATTTTTGAAGAGGGTGATGGCTTATTTTTTGTAGATAATGAAGATGAGATATTTGAAAAGATAGAAGAATTAAAATCAAATGATAAATTAAAGGTAGAAACACGTAAAAAGGTTTTAAAATATTCTTGGACAAATGTGGTTAATCAATTAACAGCAATTTATTCGAGGGTAAATGATGAATCCCAAAATTGAACATGTATTTGTCTGTCCTGATTGTAAAATAAGGTTAATAAAATCACAAAGATGTTTTAAATGTCCAAAATGTGATTATGAATATACGATAATTAATAAAATACCTGTTATAATAAAAGAGAGTTCTTTAGATCCTTTTAAAAAAGGCGAAAGTGAGTTTCATACACTAATAGCCAAAAATGCAGATGATGCACATGCTTTAGATTCCTTGAGAGTTAAATATCTCCACGACGATTTTCTAAATCATATAAGGTCATTACCACAATCATCAACAATTTTGGATGCATGTTGTGGTTCTGGTGAAGATATCCTAGCTTTATCGAAGGAAAATTATAGGGTTTTCGGTGTAGACATATCTTATGGAATGATAGAGGTAACCTACAACAAACTTATAAAACACGGAATTAATCCCAGA is a window encoding:
- the arsB gene encoding ACR3 family arsenite efflux transporter translates to MESEEMGIFERYLTVWVILCIITGVGIGQFIPAFPALLNRLQYAQVSLPVAVLIWLMIYPMMLRIDFSSIIRATREIKGLAVTCGTNWLIKPFTMYIVASFFLLGVFSNLIPPELGREYLAGAVLLGAAPCTAMVFVWSSLTRGDPAYTLVQVAVNDIILLFAYAPIVAFLLGIGNIQVPYDTLILSVVLFVVVPLLAGYFTRRRLITSRGPEYFQEFLGKFENITVMGLLLTLIIIFSFQGRVIIENPLHICLIAVPLIIQTFLIFTVAYLWARIWRLRHAVAAPAALIGASNFFELAVAVAISLFGLQSGAALATVVGVLVEVPVMLTLVRIANATRDRFPA
- a CDS encoding glycosyltransferase family 4 protein — encoded protein: MKICIIGDIKGNKDEGMRNIAYNIYYGLIKKGHDIIVLNPKSAFYLSFWIEIKNFKPDIIHYIAGPTILSFIISKALKIFFKNTKVIISMIHPKFLFSRHLVSFLKPDMMLVQSYKTEKFCKELKCDYSFLPNGVDHQRFKPFKKTQKEKIRSKYNIPNEKFVVLHVGNFREGRNLAILKELMQEDTEVLIVGSTTIKKEMKAYNELKKLGFKIIDEYIHNIEEIYGLADCYVFPTFSENYCVEMPLSVMEAMSCNLPVITTRFRALPRIFEEGDGLFFVDNEDEIFEKIEELKSNDKLKVETRKKVLKYSWTNVVNQLTAIYSRVNDESQN
- a CDS encoding glycosyltransferase family 4 protein; its protein translation is MKILNLSPYWVYPANTGGSLRIYNLNKEISRVFEITQHSFRPRISSGYIFRSRTIKINDNYFEHQHSNKMMLASSFLLYKLHLPPDVLQSKILSINKFFLNKKFLRGDIIQIEHPWLFEFARNYFKDKPLVFVAHNVETRLISDLIFKRAPFFKRLIPKFQEIEIKAARECELIFTVSKLDLEFFRKYKIEKRKMHVIPNGVDCGKYEITESHEKNLYKRKLGFPLKKIVLFVGSDHYPNREAVKFIKKFAEDNKDLLFLVVGEVGRNLQSNHNIIFTGPVKNLMPYLKASDIAINPLLSGSGTNLKMLEYLASGLPTITTEIGNRGFNFKHDKEVIVSEIDQFTDYLNQLKDETSICENLIINGRKKVEKEYDWKVIAQKAVKCYNKL
- a CDS encoding MATE family efflux transporter is translated as MTEGVKIMRGDPRRALLKLSGPMIIAMLLTSIYNLVDAIWVAGLGGEALAAIGFVTPLYMILVGLSNGLGAGAASSVSRYLGAGDPEGVNNSATHTVIITAAVSVIITVILELLLGDILLSLGAGEALEPAFQYGSVVFAGTIFTLFTGAAYGILRSEGDAKRPMYAMGISAVLNMVLDPLLIYTAGWGIAGAAWATVISQLVVSLVVLYWFLGGGTYTSIGMKHFRPDRGVALSILSVTVPASAEFFVMSLVTAVLNGILTAVGGTSAVAVYSAGWRIVMLAIVPVISVATALVSVSGVAYGSRNFRNLEVVHGYSIRLGLVIAAATALLTFILAPWISWVFSYSQASADLAPRITWFLRVICLFYLFLPPGIMSGSIFQGAGRGLTSLALSVIRQVLLVAVFAYLLGVILGFGEVGVWWGVVAGDIGGSLIAYLWARLFIGRLRRYGD
- a CDS encoding D-glucuronyl C5-epimerase family protein; amino-acid sequence: MKRVFPVILGLIFILACNPSHAVDNTTDCNGTPDHLNRSYYLDNYQELLKGAVKNNTRIRNHLYTRYTSTGDRRYYQAYIDAGYAVKIFSGIKSKRALRSDEKIMEIKTIQANNAYYSRKLSPSDTIVIVFNSRACQFRNMPVPEFKSSLPFVYYKNRGWHIYPVTTSNLAGGCRNTTDFLEVLDEQKLTVSFRTYRGMRYAVFPMYFDYHGSGTGWLDSFAQGNLAGHYARAYNLTGKREYLDISNSLINSFYAPTNLVKTTKYGNFYLHYNFLREHYILNAHLICTLGINNVHRYTGNSRALNLFRNGVSTFRRMNWRFDSGRWTYYAVSGRYYRPAWLASEGYHRLHVQLANRVWKATGDSYYRSIALRWNRYLKRKGLRPERI
- a CDS encoding glycosyltransferase family 2 protein, which produces MIPAYNEEESIGALLDRIMMLYPDAEIIVVDNNSSDRTAEIAASRGVRVIFEGRQGKTNAMLAAFMNVRTEYAIMMDADCTYPPEDSAHLIDVLKGRGADVVLGSRLKGDVEDGAISRLNRIGNRILSLTATILYHPVSDVCTGHWAFRRRAIDYLVDVGLRYPGFELEAEMFSKLARSDLRIVEVPISYRRRSDEPKLSSLSDGFKIFRTLLMGRLKG
- a CDS encoding type II toxin-antitoxin system HicB family antitoxin, coding for MASVKLELPVKIEKEGNLFVAICEPFNIASQGISKEIALENIREALELFLSDEDVLEMYQDLISSYTVPEKEEHFIIRS
- a CDS encoding DUF3467 domain-containing protein, with the protein product MVEVPIVISSKLNTIYITGALGGFSSNEFRVLLFSEELFPRDEETEISKISACRVVENEVRMSPETAKELAVWLMEQVEEYERTFGKIRAHHSKGPQP
- a CDS encoding winged helix-turn-helix domain-containing protein, with product MTCVLREIFGDTNRVSILEELLENWGHYLKVPEIARMIDATEKTVYNHVNELMEIGLLEKREGKAAAYRLKMDDRRAVCLAILESEEYIRKIDEITGKMNEEPMGTTAGRMSPAHYSLNESGKHTLTISSTG
- a CDS encoding MarR family transcriptional regulator, which encodes MIDSDIPFRGLLSIILRSHRVFVARELSSLKLTDAQVACLFRIHRQPGVTQDELSWFFQVDKGTIARITRRLEERGLIMRKQDPQNRRRYMLSLTAQGEELIPLIRKVEDRWTDLLFENLTDEERDTLMEMCRRLAEDAMKIRGVEDDRGR
- a CDS encoding glycosyltransferase family 2 protein; this encodes MDLNKKASVIIVTYNHREYIENCVKSVLSNNPLEIIVVDNGSTDGTLEILENMSEVRVVTGHGNVGYGAGNNIGVRVARGEYVVILNPDTIVEEDWLFNLIAPLVNCKKLVTTPKVLLYDGSRINSCGLIVHFTGLGFTRGFKDNPAVFDAPEYLNGVFGCCFAMRKREFIELGGFDESILVYGEDTEFSWRIMVNGFKILFVPNSVVKHDYVLEVPPRKIYHLEKARYIILKKYFSLKDLFMILPSLLLVEFLTFGYSIKFGLRGLEYKLMALRNALVIKTDDYNCKNNLFLTFDSVIPVDQLTSNYVEKIIKIGFNKIFQLNLALARRIRNFGGI